The proteins below come from a single Flavobacterium lindanitolerans genomic window:
- a CDS encoding heme ABC transporter ATP-binding protein, producing MLEACKISYAHKKFSILENIDVSVNYGELLVIVGPNGAGKSTLLSMLANEMKHGDEPIMFKKKTFEEWDQKELPLHKAKFSQQNSNDIPLTVTDVVVMGRYPYFNSVPHQTDLDAVTKSMEETDVLSMKDRDYNTLSGGERQRVHLARVLAQLENNIAHKLVFLDEPLNNLDVLHQHRILHTIKNFTELGNTAVVVLHDLNLAAQFADQVLLLKKGKIVSHDKPEKVFTKEIISKVYNFPCTICLNPVNQNPLIIFGT from the coding sequence ATGTTAGAAGCCTGTAAGATATCATATGCACATAAAAAGTTTTCCATCCTGGAAAACATCGACGTTTCTGTAAATTATGGCGAATTGCTTGTCATAGTAGGACCAAATGGTGCCGGAAAATCAACACTCCTGAGCATGTTGGCTAATGAAATGAAACATGGCGATGAGCCAATCATGTTCAAGAAAAAAACCTTTGAGGAATGGGACCAAAAAGAGCTTCCGTTGCATAAGGCAAAATTTTCACAGCAGAACAGCAATGACATTCCTTTGACCGTAACCGATGTAGTGGTGATGGGGCGCTATCCGTATTTCAACTCCGTACCTCACCAAACCGATTTGGATGCCGTAACGAAATCAATGGAAGAAACCGACGTTCTCTCAATGAAAGACAGAGATTACAATACACTTTCCGGAGGTGAAAGACAGCGCGTTCACCTGGCCAGAGTACTTGCCCAACTGGAAAACAATATTGCCCATAAGCTCGTGTTTCTGGATGAGCCTCTCAATAATCTTGATGTGCTACACCAACACAGAATATTACATACAATCAAAAACTTTACAGAACTGGGCAATACGGCCGTAGTCGTATTACACGATTTGAACCTGGCAGCACAATTTGCAGATCAGGTACTTCTTTTGAAAAAAGGAAAAATCGTAAGCCATGACAAACCTGAAAAAGTCTTTACAAAAGAAATCATAAGCAAGGTGTATAATTTTCCTTGCACGATTTGCCTTAATCCGGTAAATCAAAACCCTTTAATAATTTTTGGAACATAA
- a CDS encoding FecCD family ABC transporter permease has product MQNKLPLYIVLSLLLLLILATAALYMGVYEFEKHSFFEIFKALINNDNSIPESDKFVLMDLRLPRIVMAILIGSALSVSGTCLQGMFKNPLASPDLIGITSGAILFGAISIVLGSHIKPYIPEVFHFSMLSIAAFLGALLTMTIVYRISTSNGKTNVVVMLLSGVAITAMAFATTGFLIYLSKEEELRDLTFWNLGSLGGATWTKNAILAVVIIIAFSLLITKGKALNAMMLGERDAQHLGIPVEKIKKRIIILTALLVGTCVAFSGNIGFVGLIVPYILRLIFKSNYHIILPMSAIFGSILLLTADTISRTIAAPSEIPIGILTAFMGAPIFIAILIRSKKSM; this is encoded by the coding sequence ATGCAAAATAAATTACCGTTATATATAGTTTTAAGTCTGCTGTTGTTATTGATTTTGGCAACGGCAGCCTTATATATGGGAGTTTACGAATTTGAAAAGCATTCGTTCTTTGAGATTTTTAAGGCCCTTATCAACAATGACAATTCCATTCCGGAAAGTGACAAATTTGTCCTGATGGATTTGAGATTGCCGCGAATAGTAATGGCAATCCTGATTGGAAGTGCATTGTCAGTTTCAGGAACCTGCCTTCAGGGAATGTTCAAAAACCCTTTGGCATCACCGGACCTTATTGGAATTACATCCGGTGCGATACTTTTCGGTGCGATTTCAATTGTTCTCGGAAGCCATATCAAACCTTATATTCCTGAAGTATTTCACTTCTCGATGCTGAGTATAGCCGCATTTTTAGGTGCCTTGTTGACCATGACCATCGTTTACAGGATTTCAACCTCCAATGGAAAAACCAATGTAGTTGTTATGCTTCTTTCAGGAGTAGCAATAACCGCAATGGCATTTGCCACCACAGGTTTCCTGATTTATCTTTCGAAAGAAGAAGAACTCAGGGACCTGACATTCTGGAATTTGGGAAGTCTGGGCGGTGCTACCTGGACCAAAAATGCCATCCTGGCGGTCGTAATTATTATCGCTTTTTCTCTCCTGATTACCAAAGGAAAAGCGCTAAACGCTATGATGCTTGGCGAAAGAGACGCACAACATTTGGGAATTCCGGTTGAAAAAATCAAAAAGAGAATCATTATCCTGACTGCTTTGCTGGTTGGGACCTGTGTTGCCTTTTCAGGAAACATCGGCTTTGTAGGCCTGATTGTTCCTTATATTTTGAGATTAATTTTTAAGTCGAATTATCATATCATCCTGCCAATGTCGGCCATTTTTGGAAGTATTTTATTGCTTACAGCAGACACGATAAGCAGAACCATTGCCGCACCTTCAGAAATCCCAATTGGAATACTGACCGCGTTTATGGGAGCGCCAATCTTTATCGCTATTTTAATTCGCAGTAAAAAATCGATGTAA
- a CDS encoding heme/hemin ABC transporter substrate-binding protein, whose amino-acid sequence MKKISVLVLAIVSLAVASCKKEEETKKEETPVEKTEALKIVSLNGAVTEIIAALGHEKEIVGVDVTSTYPETVKTTAKDLGHVRSITIESIVALKPTVIIGTDKDMSPELAEKIKAAGIQAHILTQDFSPEGTKKLIADVAGIIKNTDFKALTDKIDADLAKTQPIAKAPKVLFIYARGAGTLMVAGKNTPVEKTIALAGGQNAVTEFDDFKPLTPESLIKGNPDVILLFTTGLQSLGGVDGLLKIQGVEKTNAGKNKKIIALDGALISGFGPRVGEGAAALNAELIKATK is encoded by the coding sequence ATGAAAAAAATAAGCGTCCTTGTCCTTGCAATTGTTTCATTAGCAGTCGCTTCATGTAAAAAAGAAGAAGAAACTAAGAAAGAAGAAACTCCGGTTGAAAAAACCGAAGCCCTAAAAATTGTCTCATTAAACGGAGCCGTAACTGAAATTATTGCTGCTTTGGGTCATGAGAAAGAAATAGTGGGTGTTGATGTAACCTCAACTTATCCTGAAACAGTTAAAACAACTGCCAAAGACCTGGGCCACGTTCGCTCCATTACGATTGAATCAATTGTTGCTTTGAAACCAACAGTAATCATAGGAACTGATAAAGACATGAGTCCTGAACTGGCAGAAAAAATCAAAGCGGCAGGAATTCAAGCTCATATCCTGACACAGGATTTTTCTCCGGAAGGAACAAAAAAATTAATCGCGGATGTTGCCGGGATTATCAAAAACACAGACTTCAAAGCCCTGACAGACAAAATCGATGCTGATTTGGCAAAAACACAACCTATCGCTAAAGCTCCAAAAGTATTGTTTATCTACGCCAGAGGTGCAGGGACTTTAATGGTTGCCGGAAAAAACACTCCTGTTGAGAAGACTATTGCTTTGGCTGGCGGACAAAATGCCGTTACTGAATTTGATGACTTCAAACCTTTAACTCCGGAATCTTTAATCAAAGGAAATCCGGATGTAATCTTATTGTTTACGACAGGTTTACAAAGCCTTGGCGGTGTTGACGGATTGCTTAAAATTCAAGGTGTTGAAAAAACAAATGCCGGGAAAAACAAAAAGATTATTGCTTTAGATGGCGCCCTGATTTCCGGTTTCGGACCTCGTGTTGGCGAAGGAGCCGCAGCATTGAATGCGGAATTGATTAAAGCAACAAAATAA
- a CDS encoding aminotransferase class V-fold PLP-dependent enzyme has protein sequence MLDIQSIRAEFPILSQKVNGKPLVYFDNAATSQKPKVVIDAITAYYEEINANIHRGVHKLSQLATDAYEISRSKIQHHINARHNHEVIFTSGTTHGINLVSNGFAAILKADDEVMVSNLEHHSNIVPWQMLCERTGAKLTVIPMNNQGELVLEEFEKLLSEKTKIVAVNHISNALGTINPIKEIIEKAHKAGAAVLIDGAQAAPHIKPDVQELDCDFYVFSGHKICGPTGSGILYGKEAWLNKLPPYQGGGEMIKEVTFEKTTYAELPHKFEAGTPNIEGGIVLGTAIDYLNSIGFDNIAAYEHELLEYGTQRLLEIEGLKIYGTSKNKTSVISFNIEDIHPYDIGAIVDKLGIAVRTGHHCAQPIMSFFNIPGTVRASFAFYNTKEEIDALVEAVKKAKTMLS, from the coding sequence ATGTTAGATATACAATCCATTCGAGCCGAATTTCCGATACTTTCCCAGAAAGTGAACGGCAAGCCGTTGGTTTATTTTGATAATGCGGCGACATCGCAAAAACCCAAAGTGGTTATTGATGCCATTACTGCTTATTATGAAGAAATCAATGCCAATATTCATCGCGGGGTGCATAAGCTAAGCCAGTTGGCAACCGATGCTTATGAGATTTCCCGTAGCAAAATACAGCACCATATTAATGCCAGGCACAACCATGAAGTGATTTTTACTTCCGGAACTACGCACGGTATTAATTTGGTTTCTAATGGATTTGCTGCTATTTTGAAAGCAGATGATGAGGTGATGGTATCTAACCTTGAACATCATTCGAATATAGTGCCATGGCAGATGCTGTGCGAACGTACCGGAGCAAAGCTGACGGTGATTCCTATGAACAATCAGGGAGAATTGGTTTTGGAAGAATTTGAGAAATTGCTTTCGGAAAAAACAAAGATTGTGGCGGTTAACCATATTTCAAATGCTTTGGGAACAATTAATCCGATAAAAGAAATCATCGAAAAAGCGCATAAAGCAGGAGCTGCTGTATTGATTGATGGAGCCCAGGCGGCACCCCATATCAAGCCGGATGTGCAGGAGCTGGATTGTGATTTTTATGTTTTTTCCGGACATAAAATTTGTGGGCCAACAGGCAGCGGTATTTTATACGGAAAAGAAGCCTGGCTTAACAAACTGCCTCCTTATCAGGGAGGTGGCGAAATGATTAAGGAAGTAACATTTGAAAAAACGACTTATGCAGAGTTGCCACATAAGTTTGAAGCCGGAACGCCTAATATTGAGGGCGGAATTGTTCTCGGAACAGCAATTGATTATCTGAATTCAATAGGATTTGATAACATAGCGGCATATGAACACGAACTTTTGGAATATGGTACTCAACGTTTGCTCGAAATAGAAGGATTGAAAATTTACGGGACTTCCAAAAACAAGACTTCTGTAATTTCATTTAACATTGAAGATATCCATCCATATGATATCGGAGCTATTGTCGACAAACTGGGGATTGCAGTTAGAACTGGACATCACTGCGCTCAGCCTATCATGAGTTTTTTCAATATTCCGGGAACCGTAAGGGCTTCTTTTGCATTCTATAATACGAAGGAAGAAATCGATGCTTTGGTTGAGGCTGTCAAAAAGGCTAAAACCATGTTGTCTTAA
- a CDS encoding SufE family protein, which yields MTIQEIQEEIKDEFSMFDEENWDERYQYVIDMGKTLPLIDEQYRTDDNIIKGCQSKVWLHAEQRDGQIVFTADSDAILTKGIIAILIRTFSGQKASDILDADTKFIDEIGLKEHLSPTRANGLVSMIKQIKMYALAFQSKI from the coding sequence ATGACAATTCAAGAAATACAAGAAGAAATTAAGGACGAATTCTCTATGTTTGATGAGGAGAATTGGGATGAAAGATACCAATATGTAATCGATATGGGCAAAACGCTGCCATTGATTGATGAGCAGTACAGAACCGACGATAATATCATCAAAGGTTGCCAGTCAAAAGTCTGGTTGCATGCAGAACAACGCGATGGTCAAATTGTTTTTACGGCAGACAGCGATGCTATTCTGACCAAAGGAATTATTGCCATACTAATTCGTACTTTTTCAGGCCAGAAAGCTTCCGATATTCTGGATGCCGATACTAAGTTTATTGACGAAATAGGACTAAAAGAGCATTTGTCGCCAACACGGGCCAACGGATTGGTGTCAATGATCAAGCAAATTAAAATGTATGCGCTGGCTTTCCAGTCCAAAATCTGA
- a CDS encoding SUF system Fe-S cluster assembly protein, protein MEQEIDTNQLGEDIVKILKTIYDPEIPVDIYELGLIYDVMVNTDYEVKILMTLTSPNCPVAESLPKEVEEKINKIDNVKATEVEITFDPPWSKDLMSEEAKLELGML, encoded by the coding sequence ATGGAACAGGAAATAGATACCAATCAACTTGGCGAGGATATCGTCAAAATATTAAAGACCATTTATGATCCGGAAATACCGGTTGACATTTATGAGCTAGGGCTTATTTATGATGTAATGGTCAATACAGATTATGAGGTCAAAATATTAATGACCCTGACTTCTCCAAATTGCCCTGTGGCAGAAAGTCTTCCGAAAGAAGTAGAAGAAAAAATCAACAAGATTGATAACGTAAAAGCAACCGAAGTCGAAATAACGTTTGATCCGCCCTGGAGTAAAGATTTGATGAGCGAAGAAGCTAAATTAGAACTAGGAATGCTGTAG
- a CDS encoding DUF2480 family protein — protein MGEIVNKVANSALEVFDLEDYYPKGERVELDISQWLLEGFLLREKDFREQLKQYDWSQYADKYVAVYCSTDAIIPGWAFILVTVYLTPFAKKVANGRLEDLENSLYEEILPTLDYTKYEGKPVIIKGCSRKPVPTGAYLLAAQKLQPFARSIMYGEACSAVPLYKKK, from the coding sequence ATGGGTGAGATTGTAAATAAAGTAGCAAACAGCGCATTAGAAGTATTTGATCTGGAAGATTATTATCCAAAAGGAGAGCGTGTGGAGTTGGATATTTCACAATGGCTTTTGGAAGGTTTTCTCTTGCGTGAAAAAGATTTTCGTGAACAGTTGAAACAATATGACTGGTCGCAATATGCAGATAAGTATGTTGCTGTTTATTGCAGTACAGATGCCATTATTCCGGGATGGGCTTTTATTCTTGTAACTGTCTACCTGACTCCTTTTGCGAAAAAAGTAGCTAATGGCAGGTTGGAAGATTTGGAAAATTCTCTGTATGAAGAAATTCTGCCCACATTGGATTACACCAAATACGAAGGAAAACCGGTCATAATCAAAGGATGTTCCCGAAAGCCCGTGCCAACGGGAGCCTATCTGTTGGCAGCGCAAAAACTCCAACCTTTTGCCAGAAGTATTATGTATGGTGAGGCCTGCTCAGCGGTGCCTTTGTATAAGAAAAAGTAA
- a CDS encoding DUF3078 domain-containing protein, producing the protein MKKFTLLMLCFFGMTKAKAQEPAAPADTTKTWQTKGNASLLFNQSTFDNWLAGGENNISGTLGVNYDFNYKKDDLTWDNKVIASYGIVKTRTSSFAKKTDDRLELNSLLGKKFKPDSRWYYSAFLNFKTQFTKGYEYGKDANGVEIRSEITNFLSPAYLTFGPGVLWKRDDNLKFNFAPATSKITFVDKNFTLPNEAYFGVKEGKSLRYELGAYASAYYKLDIMANVTFENILSLYSNYLEDPQNVDLDYQLNIVMKINKYLSTNLSFQTIYDDNAFQGFQIRQVFGVGANYGF; encoded by the coding sequence ATAAAAAAGTTCACCTTACTAATGCTTTGCTTTTTCGGAATGACAAAGGCAAAAGCTCAAGAGCCAGCTGCGCCAGCAGATACTACTAAAACATGGCAGACCAAAGGAAATGCGTCTCTTCTTTTTAACCAATCTACCTTTGATAACTGGTTAGCGGGTGGTGAGAATAACATCTCCGGAACCCTCGGTGTCAATTATGATTTCAATTACAAGAAGGACGATCTCACTTGGGACAACAAAGTCATTGCATCGTATGGTATCGTTAAAACGAGAACCAGTTCATTTGCCAAGAAAACAGATGACCGTTTGGAACTGAACTCTTTACTTGGTAAAAAGTTTAAGCCGGACAGTCGTTGGTATTATTCTGCGTTCTTAAACTTTAAGACCCAGTTTACCAAAGGTTATGAGTATGGGAAAGACGCCAATGGAGTGGAAATAAGGAGCGAAATTACCAACTTCCTCTCTCCGGCCTATCTTACTTTTGGTCCGGGTGTTCTTTGGAAAAGAGATGACAATTTGAAATTCAACTTTGCGCCGGCTACTTCAAAAATCACTTTTGTAGACAAGAATTTTACATTACCTAATGAGGCCTATTTTGGTGTAAAAGAAGGTAAGTCGCTGCGTTATGAATTGGGAGCCTATGCTTCGGCCTATTACAAGCTGGATATTATGGCCAATGTGACTTTTGAAAACATCCTGAGTCTGTATTCCAATTATCTTGAAGATCCTCAGAATGTGGATTTGGACTACCAGTTAAATATCGTGATGAAAATCAACAAATATCTTTCTACCAACCTGTCGTTCCAGACTATTTATGATGACAATGCCTTTCAGGGATTCCAAATCAGACAAGTATTTGGGGTGGGAGCCAATTACGGTTTTTAA
- the hflX gene encoding GTPase HflX, whose translation MLEKETIKFEKTVVVGIVTQHQNEEKLNEYLDELEFLTFTAGGEVVKRFSQKMERPNPKTFLGTGKMDEIHHYVKEHNINTVIFDDELSPSQQKNITKILNCKVLDRTNLILDIFAQRAETSYARTQVELAQCQYLLPRLSGMWTHLERQKGGIGMRGPGETEIETDRRIVRDRIALLKDKIKVIDKQMSVQRSNRGAMVRVALVGYTNVGKSTLMNVISKSEVFVENKLFATLDTTVRKVVIKNLPFLLSDTVGFIRKLPTQLVESFKSTLDEVREADLLLHVVDISHPDFEDHIDSVNQILADIKSADKPTIMVFNKIDSYKHLTIDADDLITEKTTKHYTLEEWKDTWMSRIGKDRALFISALNKENFEEFREKVYEAVREIHITRFPYNKFLYPDYKEAPEDKND comes from the coding sequence ATGCTAGAAAAGGAAACCATAAAGTTTGAAAAAACGGTAGTTGTCGGGATAGTCACACAACACCAGAATGAAGAAAAGCTCAACGAATATCTTGATGAGCTCGAATTCCTGACCTTTACGGCCGGCGGAGAAGTTGTAAAGCGCTTCTCCCAGAAAATGGAACGCCCTAATCCGAAAACCTTTTTAGGTACCGGAAAAATGGACGAAATCCACCATTATGTAAAGGAACACAACATCAATACGGTTATTTTTGACGATGAGCTTTCACCTTCGCAACAAAAGAATATTACCAAAATACTAAACTGTAAAGTACTGGACAGGACGAACCTCATCCTGGATATTTTTGCGCAACGTGCCGAAACATCCTATGCCAGGACACAGGTAGAATTGGCACAATGCCAATACCTGCTGCCAAGATTGTCCGGAATGTGGACCCACCTGGAACGCCAAAAAGGAGGTATCGGGATGCGCGGTCCCGGTGAAACTGAAATCGAAACGGACAGGCGTATTGTACGTGACCGTATTGCCTTGCTGAAAGACAAAATCAAGGTCATCGATAAACAGATGTCTGTACAACGAAGCAACCGTGGCGCTATGGTTCGTGTGGCTTTGGTAGGTTATACCAACGTGGGTAAATCAACGTTGATGAATGTCATCAGCAAAAGTGAAGTTTTTGTTGAAAACAAACTGTTTGCCACATTAGACACTACCGTACGCAAGGTGGTTATCAAAAACCTGCCGTTCCTGTTATCAGATACCGTTGGATTCATCCGTAAATTGCCGACACAGCTTGTAGAATCATTTAAAAGTACGCTGGATGAAGTGCGCGAAGCCGACCTGCTATTGCATGTTGTCGATATTTCGCATCCGGATTTTGAAGACCATATCGATTCTGTAAACCAGATTCTGGCCGACATCAAGAGTGCCGACAAGCCCACAATTATGGTGTTTAACAAAATTGATTCGTACAAGCACCTGACTATTGATGCTGACGATCTGATTACAGAAAAGACAACGAAACACTATACGCTCGAAGAGTGGAAAGACACCTGGATGTCACGTATAGGAAAAGACAGGGCGCTTTTTATTTCTGCACTCAACAAGGAAAACTTCGAGGAGTTCCGCGAAAAAGTATATGAAGCCGTAAGAGAAATCCATATTACACGTTTTCCTTACAATAAATTTTTATATCCGGATTATAAAGAAGCTCCTGAAGATAAAAACGATTAA